Proteins encoded within one genomic window of Gimesia sp.:
- the rlmN gene encoding 23S rRNA (adenine(2503)-C(2))-methyltransferase RlmN: protein MLSSENVPSTASPVEAGRLPLITDLTREQLAQWCIDHDSSSYRADQIRRWIFTKRVNDFDEMHDISKKFRELLKENFRLFSTMIVKQQTAKDRTEKLLLELEDGHHVECVLMREPKRNTVCISTQVGCAMGCVFCASGLLGLTRNLSMGEILEQILRLDRVIDEDERISNIVVMGIGEPLANLSALIPALDTLNHKGGMGIGARKITVSTVGLPAKIRELADVNKSYILAVSLHAPNDVLRDQIVPTNNKIGIQKILDATDYYYVTTGRRVTFEYILLSGVNDSPAHARELAGLLKHRNAHVNLIPANGVEETGYQSPTTADVDRFFMTLAKGGVNVTVRKRKGDDIDAACGQLRLNREKEKEMVQVQ, encoded by the coding sequence ATGCTTTCTTCCGAAAATGTTCCGTCCACCGCTTCTCCTGTTGAAGCAGGTCGACTCCCCTTGATTACCGATCTCACCCGGGAACAACTTGCCCAGTGGTGCATTGATCACGATTCGTCTTCGTATCGTGCCGACCAGATTCGTCGCTGGATCTTTACCAAACGCGTCAACGATTTTGACGAAATGCACGACATCTCCAAAAAGTTTCGCGAACTGCTGAAAGAGAACTTCCGGCTGTTTTCGACCATGATCGTCAAACAGCAGACCGCAAAGGACCGCACGGAAAAGCTACTCCTGGAACTGGAAGACGGACACCACGTCGAATGTGTGCTGATGCGGGAGCCCAAGCGGAATACCGTTTGTATCAGTACACAGGTCGGCTGTGCGATGGGTTGCGTCTTCTGCGCCAGCGGACTGCTGGGACTGACCCGGAATCTGTCGATGGGCGAAATTCTGGAACAGATTCTCCGTCTGGACCGCGTGATTGACGAAGACGAACGCATCTCCAACATCGTGGTCATGGGAATCGGCGAGCCACTGGCCAATCTCTCGGCACTGATTCCTGCCCTGGATACTTTAAATCACAAGGGAGGCATGGGGATTGGCGCTCGTAAGATTACGGTCTCTACAGTCGGTCTTCCTGCAAAAATCCGGGAACTGGCAGATGTCAACAAATCATACATCCTCGCCGTTTCCCTGCACGCCCCCAACGATGTCCTCCGCGATCAGATCGTTCCCACGAACAATAAAATCGGGATTCAGAAAATCCTGGATGCCACCGATTACTATTACGTCACCACGGGCAGACGAGTGACCTTTGAGTACATCCTGCTGTCCGGCGTCAACGACAGTCCGGCTCATGCCCGCGAGTTGGCAGGTCTACTCAAACACCGCAACGCACACGTGAACCTGATTCCGGCCAACGGTGTTGAAGAGACAGGCTACCAGAGCCCTACCACGGCCGATGTGGATCGTTTCTTCATGACGCTGGCGAAAGGGGGCGTGAATGTCACTGTCCGCAAGCGTAAAGGGGATGACATCGATGCCGCCTGTGGCCAGTTGCGTCTGAACCGGGAAAAAGAAAAGGAAATGGTTCAGGTTCAATAG
- a CDS encoding acetate and sugar kinases/Hsc70/actin family protein, producing MSQLLRQLVIDVGNSRIKFVLLKTELPLGASHQLPLVEHALSILVEDSLPWDQIADWLEPTDTRCLSSVAGSNPHGIKRVLNDWPESMLPDPLEVLNTDDFPLEISVDEPRKVGIDRLFNAVAANRLKSTSQAAIIVDTGTATTVDVVSTEGCFAGGAILPGFELSAKSLHDYTALLPLIPVEDLRQIEPVVLGKNTTDAIRSGLFWGQLGAVRELITQHTKQILAESASGEAPLVLLTGGGSALLAPHLDESVHFEPLLSLQGLALVAQQIRGIQ from the coding sequence ATGTCGCAACTTTTAAGACAACTGGTGATTGATGTCGGCAACAGTCGCATCAAGTTTGTGCTGCTCAAGACGGAGCTCCCGTTGGGAGCCTCTCATCAGCTTCCGTTGGTCGAACATGCGCTCTCAATTCTGGTAGAGGATTCTCTCCCCTGGGATCAGATCGCTGACTGGCTCGAACCCACGGATACTCGATGTCTGAGTTCGGTCGCGGGTTCCAATCCGCATGGAATCAAACGGGTTCTCAATGACTGGCCCGAGTCCATGCTCCCCGATCCGCTGGAGGTTCTGAACACAGACGACTTCCCACTGGAGATTAGCGTCGATGAACCCCGTAAAGTGGGCATCGACCGGTTGTTCAACGCTGTCGCCGCCAACCGTTTAAAATCGACATCGCAGGCTGCGATCATCGTCGATACCGGAACCGCCACCACGGTCGATGTTGTGAGCACCGAGGGTTGCTTTGCCGGGGGAGCGATTTTACCGGGCTTTGAACTTTCTGCGAAATCATTACACGATTATACCGCCCTGCTCCCCCTGATTCCGGTTGAGGATCTGCGTCAGATTGAACCCGTGGTACTCGGCAAGAATACGACCGACGCCATTCGCAGTGGTCTGTTCTGGGGCCAGCTCGGTGCCGTCCGCGAACTCATCACTCAGCACACAAAACAGATACTTGCTGAATCCGCATCGGGGGAAGCTCCACTGGTGCTGCTCACCGGGGGCGGCTCTGCCCTGCTCGCTCCGCACCTGGATGAATCGGTTCACTTTGAACCCCTCCTGTCACTCCAGGGGCTGGCACTGGTCGCACAACAGATTCGCGGGATTCAATAA
- a CDS encoding dihydrodipicolinate synthase family protein has translation MPEAAPAATYDPVKMIKPRRKLTGISAVLLPYLKSGEIDRESLSAHVARTSDLGITPAVNMDTGYVNLIDETTFIEVLKITRETLNGGSFVAGAFVGDQTGADFDADGYQRKIDLIQEYGGTPVIFQSFGLVEQAPEQIIESYRTIAANTDRFIGFELTRDLAPFGSVYDLDTYAALMEIPQCIGAKHSSFHREPEWERLQLRDQKRPDFKVFTGNDFGIDMVQYGSDYLLGLSTFAPDLFAKRDAYWEAGDPAFYELNDLLQYLGYFTFRSPSPAYKHSAAQFLHLRGWVKTNQTHPNSPTRPDSDIEILRELGQRLNVID, from the coding sequence ATGCCAGAAGCAGCCCCCGCGGCCACATATGATCCCGTTAAAATGATCAAACCCCGTCGAAAACTGACCGGGATTTCCGCTGTCCTGCTCCCCTACCTGAAGTCGGGTGAAATTGATCGTGAGTCGCTGAGCGCTCATGTCGCCCGCACGTCTGACCTGGGAATCACCCCTGCCGTGAATATGGACACCGGCTATGTGAATCTCATCGATGAAACAACCTTCATCGAAGTTCTGAAAATCACCCGTGAGACACTCAACGGGGGCTCTTTCGTCGCGGGTGCGTTTGTCGGCGATCAGACCGGGGCGGACTTTGATGCGGATGGCTACCAGCGAAAGATTGACCTGATCCAGGAGTATGGGGGGACGCCGGTCATTTTCCAGTCCTTCGGTCTGGTGGAACAGGCTCCGGAACAGATTATCGAATCTTATCGGACTATTGCCGCCAACACAGACCGCTTCATCGGGTTTGAATTGACCCGCGATCTGGCTCCCTTCGGTTCAGTCTACGATCTCGATACGTATGCCGCCCTGATGGAGATCCCGCAATGCATCGGTGCCAAACACTCATCCTTCCATCGCGAACCGGAGTGGGAGCGACTGCAGCTCCGTGATCAGAAACGTCCCGATTTCAAAGTATTCACGGGAAATGATTTTGGGATCGATATGGTCCAGTACGGCAGCGATTACCTGCTCGGCCTAAGCACTTTCGCCCCCGACCTGTTCGCGAAACGGGATGCATACTGGGAAGCAGGCGATCCGGCGTTTTATGAATTGAACGACCTGCTGCAGTACCTGGGTTATTTCACCTTCCGCAGCCCTTCGCCGGCTTACAAGCATTCGGCGGCCCAGTTTCTGCACCTGCGAGGTTGGGTGAAGACGAATCAGACACATCCGAACAGCCCGACGCGCCCCGACAGCGATATTGAGATTCTGCGCGAACTGGGACAGCGACTCAATGTCATCGACTAA
- a CDS encoding DegT/DnrJ/EryC1/StrS family aminotransferase, which translates to MTNNTPTPVPFINLVEQYQRIKTEVQDAVLNVFENQSFVLGDEVAEFECDIAEYCDSRNAIGVASGTDALLLALMALEIGPGDEVITSPFTFFATGSSIARVGATPVFADIDPVSFNLCPESIEEKITERTKAIMPVHIFGQCADMEPIWRNAVRNGIPVIEDAAQAIGAEYRGRRAGVLGTVGCFSFFPTKNLGGAGDGGLVTTDDPDLATRIRRLRVHGDVGGYQHAEVGINSRLDALQAAVLRVKLKHLDQWTSERQENARRYNSLLRHYQLLDCIEPPAVLPDRRHVYNQYSLRVKGGQRDKVLNDLREKQIGCAIYYPRPLHLQQCFQYLGYQEGDLPVTELITSECLALPIFSELTATQQETVIRGIAESLGRLSSPHFPTLYSETSQVRKVA; encoded by the coding sequence ATGACAAACAACACCCCCACACCTGTCCCCTTTATCAATCTCGTCGAACAGTATCAGAGAATCAAGACTGAGGTTCAGGATGCCGTCCTGAATGTGTTTGAAAATCAGTCTTTCGTTCTCGGCGATGAAGTCGCTGAATTTGAGTGTGATATTGCCGAATATTGCGACTCCCGGAATGCCATCGGAGTTGCTTCAGGCACCGATGCCCTCCTGCTGGCCCTGATGGCCCTGGAAATCGGTCCCGGCGATGAAGTCATTACCAGCCCGTTTACCTTCTTTGCAACAGGCAGCTCGATTGCCCGCGTGGGTGCGACTCCGGTATTTGCCGATATCGACCCCGTGAGCTTCAATCTGTGCCCTGAGTCCATCGAAGAAAAGATTACCGAACGCACCAAAGCCATTATGCCTGTCCATATTTTTGGACAATGTGCCGACATGGAACCCATCTGGCGTAATGCCGTCCGGAATGGGATTCCCGTCATCGAAGACGCAGCCCAGGCAATTGGCGCTGAATACCGGGGCCGGCGTGCTGGTGTCCTGGGAACCGTAGGCTGCTTCAGCTTCTTCCCAACCAAGAATCTCGGGGGAGCCGGAGATGGTGGACTGGTTACCACTGATGATCCGGATCTCGCTACCCGAATCCGTCGCCTCCGGGTTCACGGAGACGTGGGCGGTTACCAGCATGCTGAAGTCGGCATCAACAGTCGTCTGGATGCCCTGCAGGCAGCAGTTCTGCGGGTCAAACTGAAACATCTGGATCAGTGGACCAGCGAACGACAGGAAAATGCTCGTCGGTACAATTCCCTGCTGCGTCACTACCAGCTGCTGGATTGCATCGAACCTCCTGCCGTGCTGCCGGACCGTCGTCACGTTTACAATCAGTACAGTCTCCGTGTCAAAGGCGGACAGCGGGACAAGGTGCTGAACGACTTACGTGAAAAGCAGATTGGCTGTGCGATCTACTATCCACGTCCCCTGCATCTGCAACAGTGCTTCCAGTATCTGGGATACCAGGAAGGGGACCTGCCTGTCACTGAACTGATCACCAGCGAATGCCTCGCTCTGCCTATTTTCTCTGAATTAACAGCGACTCAACAGGAAACTGTGATTCGCGGAATTGCGGAAAGCCTGGGTCGGCTTTCTTCTCCTCACTTCCCGACCCTCTATTCAGAGACATCACAGGTCAGAAAGGTTGCTTAA
- a CDS encoding RNA-binding S4 domain-containing protein: MSHEERPPIRLDQFLKQQGAVGTGGHAKVVIQAGEVTVNGVVETRRRKQLAPGDVVAYAGEQWRVEVTQES, translated from the coding sequence ATGTCACATGAGGAACGTCCCCCGATCCGACTGGATCAGTTTCTGAAACAGCAAGGCGCTGTCGGCACCGGTGGACATGCCAAGGTTGTCATCCAGGCGGGTGAAGTGACTGTGAACGGCGTTGTCGAAACACGGCGTCGTAAACAGCTTGCACCGGGAGATGTCGTCGCGTATGCCGGCGAGCAGTGGCGTGTAGAAGTCACTCAGGAGAGTTAG
- a CDS encoding exodeoxyribonuclease VII small subunit, which yields MAKKKSTKEQTEEPLFEESLTELQEIVSTLESGTAGLEESMEQFERGVKLLRSCYQRLETAEQKIEILTRVDEDGNPVLEEFDSTASVDTKGPAKKTGKRKSSSSKDEDDQDRTLF from the coding sequence ATGGCCAAGAAAAAAAGCACGAAAGAACAAACAGAAGAACCTCTGTTCGAAGAATCGCTGACCGAGCTTCAGGAAATCGTGAGCACACTTGAGTCAGGCACTGCCGGCCTGGAAGAATCGATGGAACAGTTTGAGCGCGGCGTAAAACTGCTGCGTTCCTGTTACCAGCGACTCGAAACTGCTGAGCAGAAAATTGAAATTCTGACCCGCGTTGATGAAGACGGCAATCCGGTGCTGGAAGAGTTTGACTCCACTGCTTCGGTCGATACCAAAGGCCCGGCGAAAAAAACAGGCAAACGAAAGAGCAGTTCCAGTAAAGACGAAGACGATCAGGATCGGACCCTGTTTTAA
- a CDS encoding GTPase, which translates to MTTHPSNQLQQPCQAALLTPRGRGAVATIRVQGWTSALNALVNSCFHAVNRKPLIEQVVNQIVYGYWGTSNTEDLVLCRIDFETVDIHCHGGMAAVNRILNDLETQGCDVLTWQALASHKATALELELQEALAAATTFRTAEILLRQSQGLLRSAFTALLPGEQSSFDSEHLQSQIQDLLRWKELGQHLTCPWNVVLAGRPNVGKSSLINAILGYERSIVFNEAGTTRDVLTATTALSGWPFQFSDTAGIRAEAEQLEAAGIQRAEQILNAADARVILIDINQPAHPDDHRLLTQWPESLIVAHKADLPECWGAPLPPQAIRISSVTKAGLDVFLEKLVEQLIPEVPDQETALPVTSRQIELLGQAAAALDADDQQAYTLLIKQLLTEV; encoded by the coding sequence ATGACTACGCATCCCTCAAATCAGTTACAACAACCCTGCCAGGCCGCTCTCCTTACCCCCCGCGGAAGAGGAGCTGTCGCTACCATTCGTGTTCAGGGATGGACCTCTGCCCTGAATGCACTGGTGAATTCCTGTTTTCACGCCGTCAACCGGAAACCACTGATCGAACAGGTTGTGAACCAGATTGTCTATGGATACTGGGGAACTTCAAATACCGAAGACCTGGTTCTCTGTCGTATTGATTTTGAAACCGTTGACATTCACTGTCATGGAGGCATGGCGGCGGTGAATCGAATCCTGAATGATTTAGAGACCCAAGGCTGTGACGTTCTTACCTGGCAAGCGCTGGCCAGCCACAAAGCGACAGCCCTGGAACTAGAACTTCAGGAAGCTCTGGCAGCGGCTACCACGTTTCGAACAGCAGAGATTCTCCTGCGTCAATCGCAAGGCTTATTACGATCCGCTTTCACAGCACTTCTACCCGGGGAACAGAGCTCCTTCGACTCGGAACATCTGCAATCTCAGATTCAGGATCTGCTGCGCTGGAAAGAATTGGGACAACACCTGACCTGCCCCTGGAATGTCGTACTCGCCGGTCGCCCCAATGTCGGAAAATCCAGTCTGATTAATGCGATTCTGGGCTATGAACGGTCCATTGTTTTTAACGAAGCGGGAACGACCCGTGATGTGCTGACAGCGACCACGGCGCTCTCCGGCTGGCCATTCCAGTTTTCTGATACCGCAGGAATTCGGGCAGAAGCAGAACAGCTGGAGGCCGCTGGAATCCAACGTGCCGAGCAGATCCTGAACGCCGCGGATGCCCGCGTCATTCTGATCGACATCAACCAACCTGCGCATCCAGACGATCACCGACTACTCACTCAATGGCCTGAGTCGCTGATCGTGGCTCATAAAGCCGACCTCCCCGAATGTTGGGGTGCGCCACTTCCCCCACAGGCGATTCGGATTTCCTCAGTCACGAAAGCGGGGCTCGATGTGTTTCTGGAGAAACTGGTGGAACAACTGATTCCCGAAGTCCCTGATCAGGAGACGGCCCTTCCGGTCACATCACGCCAGATCGAACTTTTGGGACAGGCTGCAGCAGCACTGGATGCAGATGACCAGCAGGCTTACACACTCTTAATCAAACAGTTGCTGACAGAGGTTTAA
- the xseA gene encoding exodeoxyribonuclease VII large subunit: protein MTETTRQIKNLIEANFPYTWVIGEISNCTVARSGHIYLTLKDDNAQLRAVIWKRTASRLKFQIEDGMEVVAAGPIELYQARGTYQLNIEQLLPQGVGALELAFRQMQEKLAAEGLFNPEHKQPIPRFPRKIALVTSPTSAAVRDMLQVITRRWKAADIVIVPVAVQGDGAAEQIAAGIEAAAILPGVDTIITGRGGGSLEDLWAFNEEVVARAIFECPIPIISAVGHEIDISIADLVADRRALTPSEAAELAVPLQTDVLATLSHWRGQLATNLKQRARQIRLQLDSLAGRPALTRPMDLIHNRASQLDELDRRLKRSTRELVSRLQSETRHLASSLEALSPLKVLSRGYSITRRGAESKASTPEIVKSVDQLQPGDTITTKVSDGSITSQVQELHPDPEEAS, encoded by the coding sequence GTGACCGAAACCACTCGACAGATTAAAAATCTGATTGAAGCCAACTTCCCGTATACCTGGGTGATTGGCGAAATTTCCAACTGCACGGTGGCCCGTTCCGGGCACATTTATTTGACCCTGAAAGACGACAACGCACAGCTGCGTGCAGTCATCTGGAAACGGACTGCGTCCCGACTCAAGTTTCAGATTGAGGACGGCATGGAAGTTGTCGCCGCCGGTCCGATTGAACTTTATCAGGCACGCGGCACTTACCAGCTCAACATCGAACAGTTACTCCCCCAGGGGGTCGGCGCGCTGGAACTCGCGTTTCGCCAGATGCAGGAAAAACTGGCCGCTGAGGGTCTCTTCAATCCGGAACACAAACAGCCAATCCCCCGCTTCCCCCGGAAGATCGCACTGGTAACCAGTCCCACCAGCGCCGCAGTTCGCGATATGCTGCAGGTGATCACCCGCCGCTGGAAGGCCGCTGACATTGTCATCGTCCCGGTGGCCGTGCAGGGAGATGGGGCTGCCGAACAGATCGCTGCCGGGATTGAAGCCGCTGCCATACTTCCAGGGGTAGACACCATTATTACAGGTCGTGGAGGGGGCAGCCTGGAAGATCTCTGGGCCTTTAACGAAGAGGTGGTCGCCCGCGCCATCTTCGAATGTCCCATTCCCATCATCAGTGCAGTCGGTCATGAAATTGACATCAGCATTGCCGACCTGGTGGCTGACCGCCGCGCCCTGACTCCCAGTGAAGCCGCGGAACTGGCTGTTCCCCTGCAAACTGATGTCCTGGCGACGCTCTCTCACTGGAGAGGTCAACTCGCTACTAACCTGAAGCAGCGTGCCCGTCAGATTCGCCTGCAACTGGATTCCCTCGCGGGACGTCCCGCGCTGACACGCCCTATGGACCTGATTCACAATCGGGCATCCCAGCTCGACGAACTGGACCGGCGTCTGAAGCGCAGTACCCGCGAACTGGTCAGCCGACTGCAATCGGAGACCCGACATCTGGCATCATCACTGGAAGCACTCAGTCCCCTGAAAGTTCTGAGCCGCGGATATAGTATCACACGTCGCGGAGCAGAATCGAAAGCGTCGACACCGGAAATCGTCAAATCTGTCGATCAACTGCAACCGGGCGACACGATCACCACAAAAGTTTCTGACGGTAGCATCACCAGCCAGGTTCAGGAGTTACACCCAGATCCGGAAGAAGCTTCCTGA
- a CDS encoding ferredoxin family protein, with the protein MAHVVTEACFNCKYTDCVVVCPVECFYEGESMVYINPDECIDCEACVPECPVEAIFHEDNLPDKWQDYIQINAEKSQELPVITEKKEPLADS; encoded by the coding sequence ATGGCACACGTGGTTACAGAGGCTTGCTTCAACTGCAAATACACAGACTGTGTTGTGGTTTGCCCCGTAGAATGTTTCTACGAAGGGGAATCCATGGTCTACATCAATCCTGATGAGTGCATCGACTGTGAAGCTTGCGTGCCAGAATGTCCGGTAGAAGCGATTTTTCACGAGGACAATCTTCCTGATAAGTGGCAGGATTACATCCAGATCAATGCCGAAAAATCTCAGGAACTGCCCGTCATCACCGAAAAGAAAGAGCCCCTGGCTGATTCGTGA
- a CDS encoding sulfatase-like hydrolase/transferase, whose protein sequence is MSFRCRVSFALLLMACFSPLFGSSLHAAPKEKPNILFLFTDDQRADTIHVLGNPLIKTPNLDQLVRSGFVFNNAYCLGSNSGAVCVCSRNMLLSGRTYFRWTGRYASADKPNFPDSMKGAGYYTYHHGKQGNTAALIHKKFDTTKYVNDQQARLLGQPGQEIVNDAIQFLKTRKDDQPFFMYLAFACPHDPRVADQEYMDLYQRESISLPANYLPLHPFNNGEQVVRDELLAGFPRTKSEIRKHLHDYYADITGLDGHIGRLLTALKESGEYENTIIIFSSDHGLAVGSHGLMGKQSLYEHSMKAPLIFSGPGIPQGQSDALVYLYDIFPTVCEMVGTQVPQGLDSRSVWPVITGEQKQTRDTLCTAYKDVQRSARDGRWKLITYPQINKTQLFDLQDDPAETRNLFGNPDYRQQADHLLTALKTWQKEVGDTDALSSTHPQDPTFKAPTAEELKELQQRWQPKKKKKRAVKTGDK, encoded by the coding sequence ATGAGTTTTCGCTGTCGAGTTTCTTTCGCTTTGCTGTTGATGGCCTGTTTTTCTCCCCTGTTCGGCAGCAGTCTTCATGCAGCCCCGAAAGAAAAACCCAATATTCTGTTCCTGTTTACAGACGATCAACGGGCGGACACGATACATGTACTGGGTAACCCTCTGATCAAGACTCCCAATCTCGACCAACTGGTGCGCAGCGGGTTTGTCTTCAACAACGCCTACTGTCTGGGAAGTAATTCAGGGGCGGTTTGTGTCTGCAGTCGGAATATGCTGCTCAGCGGTCGTACTTACTTTCGCTGGACCGGCCGCTACGCCTCGGCTGACAAACCGAATTTTCCTGATTCCATGAAAGGAGCCGGGTATTACACCTACCATCACGGCAAACAGGGGAATACTGCGGCATTGATTCACAAAAAATTCGATACGACGAAATATGTGAATGATCAACAGGCCCGTCTGCTGGGACAGCCCGGTCAGGAAATCGTGAACGATGCGATCCAGTTTCTGAAGACACGCAAAGACGATCAGCCGTTCTTTATGTACCTGGCGTTTGCCTGTCCGCATGATCCACGTGTGGCAGACCAGGAATACATGGACCTCTATCAGCGCGAATCTATCTCTCTGCCGGCAAACTACCTCCCGCTGCATCCCTTCAATAATGGAGAACAGGTCGTCCGGGATGAACTGCTGGCTGGCTTTCCCCGCACCAAATCAGAGATCCGTAAACACCTCCACGATTATTATGCGGACATTACCGGACTGGATGGACACATCGGACGACTGTTGACTGCACTCAAAGAGAGCGGGGAGTATGAAAACACTATCATTATCTTCTCGTCCGATCATGGACTGGCGGTAGGTAGTCACGGTCTGATGGGGAAGCAGAGCCTGTACGAGCACAGTATGAAAGCTCCCTTGATCTTCAGTGGGCCTGGCATCCCGCAGGGGCAGAGCGACGCGCTGGTCTACCTATATGACATTTTCCCGACGGTCTGTGAAATGGTTGGAACCCAGGTTCCACAGGGACTCGATTCCCGAAGTGTGTGGCCTGTGATCACCGGCGAGCAAAAGCAGACTCGAGATACGTTATGTACCGCTTACAAAGACGTGCAGCGCTCGGCCCGCGACGGTCGCTGGAAGCTGATCACTTATCCGCAGATAAATAAAACACAGCTGTTCGATTTGCAGGACGATCCGGCAGAGACTCGCAACCTGTTCGGCAATCCCGATTACCGGCAGCAGGCAGACCATCTGCTGACGGCTTTGAAAACCTGGCAGAAAGAGGTGGGAGATACCGACGCACTTTCTTCCACCCATCCACAGGATCCGACTTTCAAGGCACCGACAGCTGAGGAGCTCAAGGAACTACAGCAGCGCTGGCAGCCCAAAAAGAAGAAAAAGCGTGCAGTCAAGACGGGAGATAAGTAA
- a CDS encoding glycoside hydrolase family 15 protein, with amino-acid sequence MDDNSFLALKESLQTIEETDQLVSFLESQQTFSFPALENGLFPAAIAHESTGYQSIWVRDNIHVAHALNAVGKTEPASKAVATLAEYFLKHRDRFDKIISGEANPKEVMQRPHIRFDGNTLGEIDEKWAHAQNDALGYFVWLYCLMLEQGYLTASAQSLELLAAFVRYFKAIRFWEDADSGHWEEARKIEASSIGTVVSGLIALKEYLNCSDNWDDLQHQQTLVTPEMLDSLIAQGQTTLEEILPAECIQADPLLARKYDGALLFLIFPLGLVKGELADTILEDVRTHLMGDYGIRRYLGDSYWCADYKEVFSEDDRTSDFSDDQASRDQYLKPGQEAQWCIFDSIMSVIYGQRFQESGQDADLEKQRFHLDRALNQLTTSECPFGPYRCPESYFLEKGKYVPNDITPLLWTQGNLMMALHQWKQTLKAQL; translated from the coding sequence ATGGATGACAACAGTTTTCTTGCCCTGAAAGAATCATTACAGACCATTGAAGAGACGGATCAGTTAGTCTCATTTCTAGAGTCTCAGCAGACGTTCTCGTTTCCTGCTCTGGAGAACGGTTTGTTCCCTGCAGCCATCGCCCATGAATCGACGGGATATCAGAGCATCTGGGTCCGGGATAATATCCATGTAGCTCATGCATTGAATGCTGTGGGGAAAACGGAACCTGCAAGCAAAGCGGTCGCCACGCTGGCAGAGTATTTTCTCAAGCACCGAGATCGTTTCGATAAGATCATTTCAGGGGAAGCAAATCCTAAAGAAGTGATGCAGCGGCCGCATATCCGTTTTGACGGAAACACGCTGGGTGAAATCGACGAAAAATGGGCTCATGCTCAGAACGACGCACTGGGATACTTTGTCTGGTTGTACTGTTTGATGCTGGAACAGGGATACCTGACGGCGTCCGCTCAATCTCTCGAATTGCTGGCGGCATTCGTACGCTATTTCAAAGCCATCCGTTTCTGGGAAGATGCAGACAGTGGCCACTGGGAAGAAGCACGCAAGATCGAAGCCTCCAGCATTGGTACTGTGGTCAGCGGGCTGATCGCTTTGAAGGAATATCTGAATTGCAGCGATAACTGGGATGACCTGCAGCATCAGCAGACTCTGGTGACACCCGAGATGCTGGACTCTCTCATTGCCCAGGGTCAGACGACACTTGAAGAGATTCTGCCTGCCGAATGCATTCAGGCTGACCCTCTGCTGGCCCGAAAATATGACGGGGCGCTGCTGTTCCTGATCTTTCCCCTGGGGCTGGTCAAAGGAGAACTGGCAGACACGATTCTGGAAGATGTCAGAACGCACCTGATGGGGGATTACGGAATCCGACGCTATCTGGGAGACTCTTACTGGTGTGCTGATTACAAAGAAGTCTTCAGCGAGGATGACCGCACGAGTGATTTCAGTGATGATCAGGCCAGCCGGGATCAATATCTGAAACCAGGACAGGAAGCCCAGTGGTGCATTTTCGATTCCATCATGTCGGTGATTTACGGGCAGCGTTTTCAGGAATCGGGGCAGGATGCTGATCTCGAAAAGCAGCGCTTTCATCTGGATCGCGCTTTGAATCAGTTGACGACATCTGAGTGTCCCTTTGGTCCATATCGTTGTCCTGAGTCGTATTTTCTGGAAAAAGGAAAATACGTTCCCAATGATATTACGCCACTGTTATGGACGCAGGGAAATCTGATGATGGCTCTACATCAGTGGAAACAGACTTTGAAAGCTCAGCTGTAA